GCGGGACACCCTCGTCGTGGTTGTGCCAGGCCATCGTGTAGAGGTATGGCACCAGTTCGTGCCGGCGGCGCATGGCGTCGCCCAGTGCCTCCCGAACAGTTGGCTCGAACGTCCACGGCCGCTTGTCGATGTAGTCGATGTTGCCCGTGTGGAAGCGATTGATCGGGCTGAAGGTGCCGAACTGTGCCCAGCGGGCGTACAGTTCACCGAAGCCGGTCGGCGTGCCGGTGCCGCCGAAGTGCCCGCCGATGTCGTGGCTCCACCAGCCGAAGTCGACGTTGCTGCCCGTCGACGTCAGGTAGGGCTGGAAGGCCAGCGAATCCCAGGAGATGTAGGCGTCCCCGGAGAAACCGACGGGATAGCGATGACCGCCGAGGCCGCCCCATCGCGAGAGGATAAACGGCCGGCGGCCGTCCCGCGTGCGGTCGAGTGCGTGGAGGTGGTTGAGCGCCCACAGCGGGTCCAGTCCCTCCATCTCTGGTGATTCCTCCCACTGCTGCCAGTCGATCCACCAGAAGTCGACGCCGTCCTCGTCCTCCAGTGGATCGATCACGTGCTCGAAATACCCACGAAGGAACGTATCGTCGCTGGCGTCGAAGGGGATCGGCGTCTCACTGGCAGGGTCGATCCCCATGTGCTCGGCCAGCGCGTCGTAGCAGTCCTCGTGAGGGTAGACGCCCTCTGCGGGGTGGAGATTGAGCGTGGTCTTCAGGCCCGACTCGTGGAGCCAATCGACGAACCCCTCGGGGTCGGGAAAGAGGTCGCGATTCCACGACCACCCGGTCCAGCCGCCGTGGAATGCGTTGTCGACGACGTGCCAGTCCATGTCGATGACACAGACCGACAGCGGGAGGTCCTCCTCACGGAAGCGCTCCATCAGTTCCTGCAGTTCGTCGGCGCTGTAGTCCTCGTAGCGACTCCACCAGTTGCCCAGTGCCCACCTGGGAACCATCGGCACGTCGCCGGCGACGGCGGTGAAGTCGTTGAGGCAGTCGAGGTAGTCGTGTCCGTAGCCGAAGAGATAGAGGTCCTCGTACTTTCGGGGGGCGTCACGAGGTGTGACCCAGCCGTCGTCCTCGAACACGAGGCTCTCGGAGTCGTCGACGACAGTCCAGCCATCGCCGCCCAGCAGCCCGGGTTCGAGGTCGGTAGAGCCCTCGACGCGGTCGAGGGTTCGGACTGTCCCGCCCATGTTGCCGTCGTCGGCGTCGCCGTAGTGCCAGACCGTCCCCAGTTCGCGGACGTGCGCCGACAACGTCTCGGCGCTGAACGGCTCGCCGCGCTCGTACTGGAGTCTGAGCGCGTCGGTTTCGATCGCGATCCGCTGGTCAGTCTCCTCGACCGTGAAATCGGGCACGGGCTGGTCGCGATACCAGAACACCTGGCTCGGGCGGTCCTCGAACTCGCCGTCAGGATCGTACTCCGCACGGACGAGTCGTGGGGTGAGGACGGTGAACCGATAAGTGTCGCCGCGGACGACCGCCGCCTCGTCGGCCACGGAATCGAAATCCGGCACGTGGTACGCCGCGAGGGTCATTACACTGGCGTCCACGGCGCTCGGTTATAAGCGCGGCGTCACGCGACCACCGATTGTCACTCCTGGGTCGGGTCGTGACCCTCGCCCGCCTCCGAAATCGTGACGAGGTCGTCGTAGTTGAGCGTCAACTCCCAGTCGAAGGTCTCGAACTCGGCGAGATCGATCAGCTCGTAGGAGGGGGCCGTGCCACGGCGGGACTCGCCCTCGCGATCGATCGGCACGCCCCACTGATCGTAGGCGGCGAACTGGTAGGTGACGTCGGTCCGGCGGTCCTCGTTCCAGAGGACGAGCCGTTCGGTGTCGGCGTGGTCGATCCGCTCGACGCCGACGTCGACGAGCGTCTCGACGATCGCCCGAAGTTGCGGGTGGCTGAGCGCAGCCGCGAAGTTTCCGAGCCAGTCCAGATCGGCCCGCTCGCCCCGGCAGAACTGTTCGGCGTGAGTCGAAAGCGGCGGTTTCGCGCCGGCCGGCATCTCGAAGTGCCACAGCAGGTCCTCGAGCTGTCGCCGCCGCCAGTCCGTCTCAGCAGCGAGGGGCCCGTCCCCGTCGAGGTAGATCGTCACCTGCTCGCCCGGGTCGACGTCTTCGACGGCGACAGTCAGGGTCCGGGTCACCGGATCGTACGACTCGGCGTGACTGGCCGCACCGTCGACGGTCACCTCGACGGCGTCGTCGACCCCGCGGACGCAGAGTTCGTAGGACCGGCCGTCGGGAACGTGTTCGGTCGCTCCCCGGACCGGCCCGATCTCGAAGGCCAGCCAGTCGTCTTCCCAGTGGCTGGAGAGTTCGGTGATCGCGTACTCGTCGTCCTGATAGTCCTGAGTCGTCCCGTCGTCCTCGTACAACTCGAAGGTGTTGTCCGCGCCGGGGAACGTGAGAATCCGGAGGGTCTCGGGGGTGTCGACGTCACCGAATCCGGGCTCGCCGTCCAGCGGAACGATCGCCCCGGCTTTCGCGTAGACCGGGACGTCTTCGAGGTCGCCGTAGCGGGTGTGGAAGCCGCCAGTGTAGCGGTCGCCGGACTCGAAGTCGTACCACTCCCCCTCGGGCAGCCAGACGGGTCGTCGTGAGAGGTTCGTGTCGTCGCCCCGCTCGCGGTCGTGGGGTGTGACCAGCAGTTCGCTCCCGAAGTAGTACTCGTTGGGGCGGTTGTACGCGGCGTCCTGTTCGGGATGGTGGTAGTACAGCGGCTGGATCAGCGGCTCGGCCCGGTCGTGGTTGCGCCAGGCCATGGTGTAGAGGTACGGCACGAGTTCGTGCCGCCTGACGAGCGCGTCTTCGAGGGCGTCGGCGACGTCGCCGCCGAACGTCCAGGGCCGCTTGTCCACGTAGGGCATCTTCGAGGTGTGGATCCGGTTGATCGGACTGAACGCACCGAACTGCGTCCAGCGGGCGTACAGCTCCCCGAAGGAGTCCGGATCGCCGGTCCCGCCGAAGTGCCCGCCGATGTCGTGGCTCCACCAGCCGAACTGGACGTTCGACGCAGCGCTCGTCAGATAGGGCTGGAAGGCCAGCGAGTCCCAGGTGATGACCGTATCGCCGGAGAACCCGATCTGATAGCGGTGATTCCCGACGTCGGCCCACCGCGAGAGGATGAACGGGCGGCGACCGTCCCGCGTGCGGTCGAGTGCGTGGAGGTGGTTGAGCGCCCACAGCGGATCGAGCCCCTCCATCTCCGGCGATTCGCGCCACTGCTGCCAGTCGATCCACCAGAAGTCGATCCCCTCCTCGTCTTCCATCGGATCGATCACGTGATCGAAATACCCACGAAGGAACTCGATGTCGCTGGCGTCAAATTCGACTGGCTTCCCGGTGTTCGGGTCGATTCCCATATGCTCGGCCATCGCCCGGTACTGGCTCTCGTGGGAGTGGACGCCCTCCGCGGGGTGGAGGTTGAGCGTGGTCTGCAGGCCCGACTCGTGGAGCCAGTCGACGAAGCCCTCGGGGTCGGGAAAGAGGTCGCGGTTCCAGGTCCAGCCCGTCCAGCCGTCGTGATTCGGGTTGTCGACGACGTGCCAGTCCATGTCGATGACACAGACCGAGAGGGGCAGCTCGCGGTCGCGAAAGCCCGTCATCACGTCGCGGAGTTCGTCCTGGGTGTAGTGCCAGTAGCGACTCCACCAGTTGCCCAGCGCCCATCGGGGGATCATCGGAACGTCGCCCGCGATGTCGGTGTAGGCCCGGAGCGCGCCCAGGTAGTCGTGGCCGAACCCGAAGAAGTACAGATC
The Halapricum salinum genome window above contains:
- a CDS encoding glycoside hydrolase family 31 protein translates to MTLAAYHVPDFDSVADEAAVVRGDTYRFTVLTPRLVRAEYDPDGEFEDRPSQVFWYRDQPVPDFTVEETDQRIAIETDALRLQYERGEPFSAETLSAHVRELGTVWHYGDADDGNMGGTVRTLDRVEGSTDLEPGLLGGDGWTVVDDSESLVFEDDGWVTPRDAPRKYEDLYLFGYGHDYLDCLNDFTAVAGDVPMVPRWALGNWWSRYEDYSADELQELMERFREEDLPLSVCVIDMDWHVVDNAFHGGWTGWSWNRDLFPDPEGFVDWLHESGLKTTLNLHPAEGVYPHEDCYDALAEHMGIDPASETPIPFDASDDTFLRGYFEHVIDPLEDEDGVDFWWIDWQQWEESPEMEGLDPLWALNHLHALDRTRDGRRPFILSRWGGLGGHRYPVGFSGDAYISWDSLAFQPYLTSTGSNVDFGWWSHDIGGHFGGTGTPTGFGELYARWAQFGTFSPINRFHTGNIDYIDKRPWTFEPTVREALGDAMRRRHELVPYLYTMAWHNHDEGVPLVRPMYYPHPDTELAYHVPQQYYFGSELLAAPYVSERADDTNLARQTVWLPEGEWYDFESGDRYDGGLEACYGDLSDTPVFAKAGAIVPQDGDPGFGDVDNPETLRVLAFPGADNTFELYEDDGTSQAYLDGEYATTTLRQSYESGRLEFTVEAATGALEHVPDTRDLELCFRGLREHVDVAVRGGEETIEYDAETSTQIVRIDDHSSDESVTVTLTTDAPTLRAPGSGRLARTKAILRHLELPARSKQRIEEYATAFLDGRRSDLTWLDNFAEVATGEQLRAIVETLCDVGVAHLDNADGERLLLWNDDGRTDVTYRLSTFERGGVPLAVEGETERGPLPGLEIVELDDLAGEDWTLTVEYADAGSVTFDGEGVADRYEGDVR
- a CDS encoding glycoside hydrolase family 31 protein, translated to MGLADYHVPEFDPVAADEATVTTDHCRFTVLTPRLLRLEYDPDGEFEDRPTQTVWYRDQPVPDFEVTRVDGRLEIHTDHLRLRYDVGERFNSDSLSITLTGFEETYHYGDEEDNLGGTTRTLDGVDGKTDLQNGLLARDGWTVLDDSDSLVFDDGWVTPRDAADEYEDLYFFGFGHDYLGALRAYTDIAGDVPMIPRWALGNWWSRYWHYTQDELRDVMTGFRDRELPLSVCVIDMDWHVVDNPNHDGWTGWTWNRDLFPDPEGFVDWLHESGLQTTLNLHPAEGVHSHESQYRAMAEHMGIDPNTGKPVEFDASDIEFLRGYFDHVIDPMEDEEGIDFWWIDWQQWRESPEMEGLDPLWALNHLHALDRTRDGRRPFILSRWADVGNHRYQIGFSGDTVITWDSLAFQPYLTSAASNVQFGWWSHDIGGHFGGTGDPDSFGELYARWTQFGAFSPINRIHTSKMPYVDKRPWTFGGDVADALEDALVRRHELVPYLYTMAWRNHDRAEPLIQPLYYHHPEQDAAYNRPNEYYFGSELLVTPHDRERGDDTNLSRRPVWLPEGEWYDFESGDRYTGGFHTRYGDLEDVPVYAKAGAIVPLDGEPGFGDVDTPETLRILTFPGADNTFELYEDDGTTQDYQDDEYAITELSSHWEDDWLAFEIGPVRGATEHVPDGRSYELCVRGVDDAVEVTVDGAASHAESYDPVTRTLTVAVEDVDPGEQVTIYLDGDGPLAAETDWRRRQLEDLLWHFEMPAGAKPPLSTHAEQFCRGERADLDWLGNFAAALSHPQLRAIVETLVDVGVERIDHADTERLVLWNEDRRTDVTYQFAAYDQWGVPIDREGESRRGTAPSYELIDLAEFETFDWELTLNYDDLVTISEAGEGHDPTQE